GGATATGGCCGATCTCGGCTTCGGTGGTCAGGGACCAGAGATCCTGGTGCACCGCCTCCCCCGCGATGGCCTGCAGGGCATGGGGGGTGACGAAGCGGGCGCCGCCGGAGGTCAGCACGGGCGTGACCCGCGCCCCCGCCTTGCGCAGCAGCCGTGTCAGCGCCAGCGCCTTGAAGGCGGCGACGCTGCCGGAGACGATGAGGAGGATGCGCTTCTCGGACAGCATGGCCGCAGGCTAGCCGCTGGCCCGGCCGACCGGAAGGGCGAGGCCGCTCTCCGGAAATTGTCATGCTTTCGTCATCCATCCGGCAAATACCTGTCATTGCCTGGAAGAATTGGCCAATTCTCCTTCCCGGCAACATCCTTGCCGCAGCAGGGCGGCCAAAAGTCTGCCTTTATTGTGACAGGAAATCAAAATGCTTCGCAAAGTTATTCTTTCCGCTGTTCTCATCAGCGGCTCCATGGGTGCTGCCATGGCGCAGGAACCCCTGAAGGTATTGGGCACTGGCGAGAATTTCGCCGTCGAATACTCCAATGATGGTGGCAACATCCTGGGCGGCGGCCCCGTGCAGGTTTTTGGCAACGGCGAGAGCATCGTCATCCGCCATGCCGAGGGCGCGCCGGCCCAGCGGGGCTGGACGCCGACCATCGTCGATAACGGGGAGAACCTGCGCATCGTCTATACCCCGGCGCGGGATGCGAACCCGATGCCGCAGGGCTAGGGCGGACCCCGATCAGAAGGAATCGCCTGATCGGGTGAGGATGCCCAGCCAGATGAAAGCCGGGCCTCCGGGCTCAGAGGCCCAGCAGGTCCAGGGTGCGGGCGATCACCTTGGCCTCGTCGAAATGCTCCAGCGCGTATCGCCGCCCGGCCTCGCCCATCCGGGCGCGCAGCGCCGGGTCTGCGGCCAGTGCCGCCAGGGCCCCGGCCAGGGGCTGCACCGTCTGCGGCGGCACCAGCAACCCGGTCACGCCATGCTGTACCTGCTCCCGCGGGCCGCGGATATCGGTGGCCACCACCGGCAGGCCGGTCAGCATGGCCTCGATCACCGACATCGGCAGGCCCTCGAAATGGCTGGGCAGGCAGAAGATATCGGCCGCCGCCAGCACGCGCGGGATATCCTCCCGGTATCCCAGCCGCACCAGCCGCCGCCCCAGCACCTGCTGGGCACGGGCGAAATCCTCCGCCATGTCGGGGCCGTGGTCGGAATCCAGCCGGTTGCCCACCACCCAGAGGGTGGCATCCGGCAGCTGCTCCATCGCCCGCAGCAGTTCCACATGCCCCTTGTGGCGGACGATGCGGCTGACGATGACGATGACGCAGTCCCGCTCCGTGGCGCCCAGCTCGGCGCGCAGGGCGGCGCGGCCGGCCGGGTCGGGCCGGAAGCGCGCGGGGTCCCGCCCATTGCCGATGCCCACCGCATGGCGGGCGATGCCGAGGCGCCGGGCATCCGCCGCCTCCTCCTGGCTCACGGTCATGAAGACATCGGTGGCGCGGCCACCCAGCCATTCCAGCCCCATCGACAGCCCCTTCCGCCAGAGCGGGCCGGGCTGGTTGAAGAGGAAGCCATGGCCGGTATAGGCGATGCGCGGCACCCCCGCCGCCTTGGCCGCCGCCCGCGCCAGCAGGCCGGAGATGGGCATATGCCCGTGCACCAGGTCGAATTTCTCCGCCCGGAAGACATCCAGCAGCGACCGGAAGGCGCGCGCCTGGGCCAGCGGGTTCAGGCTGCGGGCCATGGGCACGGGGATCATGCGGAACCCCTCGCCGCGCGGCACCTCCAGCAGCGGGCCATCGGCGCAGAGGCCCACCACCTCATGCCCCCGCTGACGGGCGCCGCGCATCAGCGGCAGCACGAAATGCCGCATGGAGAAATCGACGTTGCAGACTTCAGCGATCTTCATGGATTGCGGCGGCGGGGGAGCATGGAAGCTCCCCGGCCATCCCTCTTCTCTTCGTTTCAGGCGCGCACGGGGCCGGGCGCCAAGCCCGTCTCAGCCCTCGGCGGAGGATTGCGGCAGGTTCACCCGGCTCAGCGCCCATTGCACCGAGCCGGTGCCGGCCTCGGCGGTCAGCACCACCTGGCTGGTGCGGCGCGGCTCGCCGGCCATGAAGACACTCTCCTCCAGCCCGGCCCTGGCCCGGCTGGCGCGCAGCCGCCAGCTGGCGCCGCTGGGCAGCCGCAGCAGCACCGTGTTCTCCTCCTCCTGCAGGCTTGCGACGATGCCGGGATGCAGATGGAAGCGGATGGTATAGGCGGGGACCTCCTCGCCCTCCACCATATCCTCCCCGCGCAGGTCGTCGCCGGATTCGGAGAGATAGAGGCGGCGGCGGTGGATGACGCCGAAGCCGCGCCGGTAGCCGTCATGGCTGGCATCCAGCCATTGCGCGCCATTGGCTTCCTGGCGCTCGGCCTCCACCACCTCCACCCGGCGGCCGAGGCCGTCTTCCTTCAGCTCGCTGCTGTTGGTGTCGGAGAGCGTGAGGGTGGAATGGGCGGCGGTGGCCCGCAGCGCGTCGCGCCAGCCGGCCTCGGCCGCCGGCGCCGCGCCGCAATTGACGATGACGCGGTCCCGCCCCACCGACATCTCGAAGGACAGGGTGCCGGCATGGTGCAGCCGGTCGGCATGGCGCGGCAGGCCGGCGGGGCCGCTGGAGGGGCCGCGCCCCTGCTCCGGCGGCGCGCCGCAATCGGCGATCACCAGGGTGCGCCCGGCCTGCAGCCGCTGGAAGCCCGCCTCGCCCAGGATGAGCGGCGCGCGGCCGCGCGCCTGCCCCTGTGTCAGCACCAGGTCCACCAGCGCCGCGCCCTCGTTCCGCGTGCCGTTGAAGAGCGCGAGCCCGCCATCGCCATGGCGGAACAGCCGCAGCGCCGGCGCGGCGCGGTCCAGCGCCAGGGCGAGGTGCGGCGGCGCCTCCAGCCCCGCGCCATGCACGAGGTTGCGGATCTCGATCAGGTCCTGCACGGCCTGCAGCAATTGCGCCGGGCTGCGCTCGACATGCCCGCCATCGGGCAGGATCTGGCGGTCGATCTCGGCCGGCAGCAGGCGCAGGCAGCGGGCGATCCAGGCTTCCTCGGCCAGCGCCACGGCGGCGGCCAGCGCGCCCTTCAGCGCCACCAGGGCGCCGCGATGCCCGCTCTCATCCGGCAGGCTGGCCACCAGCACGCGGGCATCCTGCGCCAGCCGCACCATGATGGCGCGGCGGAAGCCGTCCTCGGCGGTGGCCGCCAGGAAATCCCAGTGGCCGAGCCAGGCGGAGATGCGAGCCCCCGCCACCTCCGGCACCGCCGCCATCGCCTCATTGCCGCCATAGGCCAGCCAGTCGGCGGCCAGGTCGCGGGCGCGCAGCCGGGCGCCGTCGGTGCCCAGGGCCCGCAGGTCGCGCAGCCAGGCGAAGCCATGCACGGCGGCCCGCCAGGTGGCGGAGCCCCCGGCGGCGGTCCAGCCCGTGCCGCCTTCCTGCGTCAGCATCAGCGCGCGGGTGGTGCCCTGCACCTCGCATTCGCCGCGCAGCAGGCGCTGGCCGCGCGCGGCATCCCCCGGCCAAAGGTCCCGGAAGGCGCGGGCCGGCGCCTCCGGCACCTTGATCGGCTTCAGCCCCGCCACAACCTTGCGCGCGCCGCGCAGCCAGTCCGACATCAGGCGCGCTTCCCCCGCAGCGCGGCAATGGCCGCGGCGTAATCCGGTTTGCCGAAGACGGCGGTGCCGGCCACCAGGGCATCGGCGCCCGCCTGGATGCAGAGCGGCGCCGTCTGCTCCGTCACGCCGCCATCCACCTGCAGATGGATCTCCCGCCCGGTGGCATCGATCATCCGCCGCAGCTCGGCGATCTTGGGCAGCTGGGACTGCAGGAAGGACTGGCCGCCGAAGCCCGGATTGACCGTCATCACGAGGATCAGGTCCACCAGGTCCAGCACCGGCGCCACGGCCGAGGCGGGGGTGCCGGGGTTCAGCACCACGCCCGCCTTCTTGCCCAGCGCCCGGATGGTCTGGAGCGAGCGGTGCAGATGCGGCCCGGCCTCCGGGTGCAGCGAGATGAGGTCCGCGCCCGCCTCGGCGAAGGCCGCGAGGTAGGGGTCGGCGGGCGCGATCATCAGGTGCACATCGAAGGCCATGCGGCTGTGGCGCCGGAGCGCCTTCACCACCGCGGGGCCGAAGCTGATATTGGGCACAAAATGCCCGTCCATGATATCGAGGTGCAGCCAGTCCGCGCCGGCTGCCTCGATGGCGGCCACCTCCTCTCCCAGCCGCGCGAAATCGGCTGCCAGGAGGGATGGGGCGATGATCAGGGGACGTGTCACGCCGTGTTTATGCCTCCCGCCGCTGAGGCTCACAAGCAGCCGCCCGGGCTTTCACCGCGAGAATGACGATGGCTTGACCCGCATGCCCGGCGACACGACGTTCTTGCCAAGCGAGGCGGAGGCCGGCATGCCGCGCCTTCGCGCAACAAGGACCGAAACCATGAGCGAACTGACCAAGCCCGTCAGCGACGACAGCTTCAAGGCCGATGTGCTGGAAGCCCCCGGCCCCGTGCTGGTGGATTTCTGGGCGGAATGGTGCGGCCCCTGCCGCATGGTGGCCCCGATCCTGGACGAGATCGCCAAGGACTATGAGGGTCAGCTGACCATCGCCAAGGTGAATATCGACGAGAACCCGGTGACGCCGAACGACTATGCCGTGCGCGGCATCCCCACCATGATCCTGTTCAAGGACGGCAAGCCGGTGGAAACCAAGGTCGGCGCCCTGCCCAAGAGCCAGTTGAAGGACTGGATCGCCGGCGCCCTGGCGAAGTAGGCCCGGGATGCCGCTGCCCGGCATGACCAGGGGGCGCCGCCCCCTGGCCCGGCTGGCCGCCGCCATGGCCGCCGCCGTGATGCTGGCGGGGCCGGCCTGCGCCCAGCGCGTGCCGGGCACCGGGGAGGTGGTGCGCGGGGCCAGCGAGCCCTTCCGCGTCTCCACCTTCAGCGCCGGGCTGGAGCGCCCCTGGGGCGCCGCCTTCCTGCCCGACGGCCGGTTGCTGGTGACGGAGCGGCCGGGGCGGATGCGGATCGTCTCGCCGGATGGCACCCTCTCCCCGCCGCTGGGCGGCGTGCCGGAGGTGCTGGCCGCCGGCCAGGGCGGGCTGCTGGATGTGCAGCCGGCGCCCGATTTCGCCACCACGCGCGAACTCTATTTCTGCCAGGCCGCCATGGTGCAGGGCGACGGCGGCCGAGGCGCCGCCACCCGCCTGGTGCGCGCCCGCCTCTCCGCCGACGCCAGGCATCTGGAGATGACGCAGCCCATCCTGGACGCGCTGCCGGCGCAATCCTCCGGCCGGCTGCATTACGGCTGCCGCATCGCCTTCGGCCGGGACGGCAAGCTCTATCTCTCCACCGGGGACCGCCACGCCGAGAAGATGCGGGCGCAGCGGCTGGACGACCTGGCCGGCAAGGTGCTGCGGCTGGAGCGCGATGGCCGCCCCGCCGAGGGCAATCCCTTCCTTGGCCGCCCGGATGCCCGGCCCGAGATCTTCACCTATGGCCACCGCAACCCGCAGGGGCTGGCGCTGAACCCCTGGACGGGCAGCCTGTGGGAGGCCGAGTTCGGCGCCCGGGGCGGGGATGAGGTGAACCTGCTGAAGCCCGGCCTGAATTACGGCTGGCCCATCGTCACCCATGGGGTGGATTACGACGGCAGCCGGATCGGCGAAGGCAGCTCCCGCCCCGACATGGAGGAGCCGCTGCGCTACTGGGTTCCCTCGGTCAGCCCCTCCGGCATCGGCTTCTATGACGGCGAGGCCTTCCCGGGCTGGAAGGGCAGCCTCTTCATGGCCAGCCTGAACACGCCCGGCCTGCTCCGCCTCTCGACCGATGGCGACCGTATCACGGGGGAGGAGCGGCTGCTCTGGGGCGAGTTGCGCTTCCGGCAGGTGCTGCAGGGGCCGGACGGGCTGATCTATATCCTGACCGACGAGGGGCGCGGGCGCATCCTGCGGCTGGAACCGGTGGCCGGGCGCGGCTAGGGCGGCTTCCGCTCACCCGGGTTCACTTCACCTGCTCCAGCCATGTGTTCCGGCGCGCAGCCCCACCCGGTCCGGTGATCCCGCCTGACCGGGTGGCGGGGGCATGAGGCGCCGCCGCCCCCGGCCTCGTCTCAGGCGGAGGAAGGGACCACTTCCGAGGTGCCGGGCTGCCCCAGCGCCTCCAGCAGGGCGATCCGCAGCGAGGCGAGCTTGCGCTCGTTCTCGATCTTCAGCCCGAAGACGTCCTTCACGTAGAAGACATCCACCGCCCGCACGCCATAGGTGGTGATATGGGCGGAGGCGATCTGCAGCCCCTGCTCGCTGATGGCCGCCGTCATGTCATGCAGCAGGCCGGGCCGGTCGCGCCCGTTCAGTTCGATGACCGTGTGGGTATTGCTGGCGTGGTTGTCGATCACCACGCGCCCGGGCACCTGCACCGCGCGCAGCCGCGCCGGCTCCCGCCGCACCTTGAGGATCTCCTGCGTCAGGTTCAGCCGGCCGGAGAGCGCCTGCTCGATCAGCACGGAAAGGCGCGCCAGGCGGTGCGGCGCGTCGAAGGCGCCGCCCTGGGCGTCCTGCACCCAGAAGGTGTCCAGCGCGCGGCCATTGGTCATGGTGTGGATGCGCGCATCGACGATGCTGGCCCCCGCCACCGCCAGCGCGCCGGCGATGCGGCTGAAGAGGCCGGGGTGGTCGGTGCAATAGACCGTCACCTCCGTCACCGCCCGGCTTTCCAGCACGCGGGAGGAGACGGTCAGCGGCGCGCCGGTGGCCTCGGCCTCCCGGATCAGGGCGGCATGGCGGGCATGGGTCTCCGGGTCGAAGGAGAGCCAGTAGCCGGGATAGCCGAGGCTGAGGAACTGCTCCACCACCTCCTTCGGCTGGTCCTCCAGCATGGCGGCGGCGGCCTGCTTGGCGCGGGAGACGCGCACGTCCCGCTCGGGCACCGAGAGGCCGCCGGCCAGGACCTCCGCCACGCGCCAGTAGAGTTCCCGCAGCAGCGTCGCCTTCCAGCCGTTCCAGACCTTGGGGCCGACGGCGCGCATATCGGCGACGGTCAGCACCAGCAGCAGGCGCAGGCGCTCGGGCGACTGCACGACCTCGGCGATGTCGAGGATGGTCTTGGGGTCGTCGATGTCGCGTTTGAAGGCGGTCTGGCTGACCAGCAGGTGGTTCAGCACCAGCCAGGAGACGGTCTCCGTCTCCTCCTGGTTCAGGCCGAGGCGGGGGCAGATCTCGAGCGCTAGGCCCGCGCCCAGCTCGGAATGGTCGCCGCCCCGGCCCTTGGCGATATCGTGCAGCAGCGTCGCGACATAGAGCGCGCGGTGGGACTGCAGCTGGCCGATCAGCTCGGAGGCGACCGGCACGGCCTCCTCCAGATCACCTCGCTCCAGCTGGTTCAGCACGCCGATCGCCTCGATCGTGTGCTCCTCCACCGTGAAGACGTGATAGGTGTCGAACTGCATCAGCCCGACGATGCGCGCCCAGTCCGGGATATAGCGGGAGAGGAAGCCGGCCTCGTTCAGCACCCGCATCCAGCGGTGGGAATCCTTCCCCTCCAGCAGGTCGAGGAAGATGCCGGCGGCGTGGCTGTCGTCCCGCAGGGCCTGGGCGCGCGGGGCGTTGCGGATCAGCGCCCGCCGCGCCAGGGGGTGCAGGTCCAGCCCCCGGTCCCGCGCCGCGCGCACCAGGCGCAGCATGACGGCGGGATCGGCGGCGATGTCCTTGTCGGGGGCGAAGATCAGCCGGCCATCCGCGAGGGCGATGCCGGCGGCGGCGAGCGCGGGATCGCTGGCCTTCTGCACGGCCGGGGCGCCCAGGGCGGCGCGCTCGATGGCCGGTTCCAGGAGGTGGGAGAGGCGCACCACGTCCCGGGCGGTGAGGAAGAGGTGCTTCATGAAGCGCTCCACCCCATCCTGCTTCCCGTGGCGGGTATAGCCCATCCGGGCCCCCACCACGGGCTGCAGGTCGAAGGTCAGCCGCTCCTCGGCGCGTCCCGTCACGTAGTGGAGGTGGAAGCGCACGGTCCAGAGGAAGTCCCAGGCGCGGCGGAAGGCGCGGGCCTCGCGCTCCGTCAGAAGGCCGCCGCCGGGGCTCTCGGGGCCCACCAGCTCCGGCATCCGCTGCACGCCGAAGGCATAGCGCGCCAGCCAGTACATGGTCTGGATGTCGCGCAGGCCGCCGCGGCCTTCCTTGATATGGGGTTCGACCAGATAGGGGCTGTCGCCATAGCGCTTGTGGCGCGCCATGCGCTCGGCCCGCTTGGCGGCGAGGAACTGCCCCACGCCCCACTCCTGGCGTGCCTGGCTGAAGGCGGCGTCGAAGCGCTCGAAGACCCCGCTCTCCCCGGCCAGGAAGCGGCTGTCCAGCAGGGCGGTCTGGATGGTGGCGTCGGCCCTGGCATCCTCCAGGCACTCGCGGATGCTGCGGGTGGCATGGCCGACCTTCAGGCCGAGGTCCCAGAGCATGTAGAGCATGAACTCCACAGCCCGCCGCCCGCGCGGCCCGAGCGGCGCATCCGAGAGGAAGAGCAGGTCGATATCGGAAAAGGGCGCGAGGACGCCACGGCCATATCCGCCGGTGGCCGCCAGGGCGAAGGGCGGCTCGGAGGCGGCGGCGAGGGGATTGGCGCCGCGCTCGCCAGCCTCAGGCGCCACCTGGGCGAGGGTATAGGCATGGATCGCCGAGATCAGCCCGTCCGTCAGCTCCGCCAGCGCCCGCCCGGCGGCGAGGCCGGAGAGGGCATGCGCCTCGAAAGCCTCCTGCACGCGGGACTGGATGCGTCCGAGCTGCCGCCGCAGCAGCGTGAGCGCGACATCCCGCGGCACCGGCGCGCCGGGTCTCGGCACCAGGTCGAGGGCGAGGTCCGGCAGGGGGCGCAGGGGACGCGCGCCGGAGGGGCGGTCGGTGGAAGCGATGGCGTCGGGCATGTCGCCGCTGCTGATCATCCCTTCATGTTATCCTCTGCTGCGACGCGGCAACAGCGTCCTCAACACGAATAGGTGTCATGATCTTGCCGGACAGGCCATTGATCCCGCGGCTGTGGCCTCAGCGCAGCAGGGATTTGAGCCGGTAGAGGGCCTCCAGTGCCGCGCGGGGGGTCAGGACATCCGGGTCCAGCGCCTCCAGCGCCGCGCGCAGGGGGTCCGGCCCCTCCGGCTCCGGCTCCTCGGGCGCGGCGGGCGCGCGGGCGAAGAGCGGCATCTCCCCGGCCAGGGGGTCGAGGCCCCTCGCCCGCTCCTCCAGCGCCGCCAGCACGGCGGTGGCACGCATCACCACCTCGCGCGGCACGCCGGCCAGCCTGGCCACATGCAACCCCCAGGAGCGTTCGGAGGCCCCGGGCGCGACGAGGTGCAGGAAGACCACCTCGCCGCGATGTTCCCGCACCTTCATGGTCGCGGGCGCCAGTTCCGGCAGCTTGCCTGTGAGCGCGGTGAGTTCGTGGAAGTGGGTCGCGAAGATGGCACGGCAGCGGATGCGGTCGTGCAGCGCCTCCAGCACCGCCCAGCCGATGGCGAGGCCATCCCAGGTGGCGGTGCCGCGCCCGACCTCGTCCAGCACCACCAGGGAACGCTGGGTGGCCTGGTTCAGGATGGCGGCGGTCTCGGTCATCTCCACCATGAAGGTGGAGCGGCCGCCGGCGATGTCGTCCGCCGCGCCGACGCGGGAGAAGAGCCGGTCCACCAGCCCGATTCGGGCGGCCTCGGCCGGCACGAACATGCCGGCCTGGGCCAGCACGGCCATGATGGCGTTCTGCCGCAGGAAGGTGGATTTGCCGGCCATGTTCGGCCCGGTCAGCAGGCAGAGTCGCTGGCCGGGCGAGAGGTCGGCGTCATTGGGCACGAAGGCCGCGCTTTTCAGCGGGTCGCGCGCCAGGGCGGCCTCCACCACGGGGTGGCGGCCCTGGGTGATGCGGAAATCCGTCCGCTCCACCATCTCCGGCCGGCACCAGCGCTGGCCGGCGGCCAGTTCGGCGGCGGCGGCATGGATGTCGAATTCGGCCATGGCCTGGGCGGCGGCGTCGATGCCGAAGGCTGCACGCAGGCAGAGGTCGCGCAGGTGGCGCACCACCAGCGCCTCCCGCCTCGCGGCCTGCTGCCCGGCCTCGGCCAGCCTGCGGTCCAGATCCGCCAGGGCGGCGCAGGTGAAGCGGATGGCATTGGCCATGGTCTGGCGGTGCACCGGCGCCATGGGGCCGGGCGCGGGCGGGGCGCGCAGGAGCTTCTCGCCGGCGGCGGCGGGCAGTTCGGCCAGATAGCCGAATTGCTGGTGGTGGCGGATCTTCAGGCTGGCCACGCCCCAGGCCTGGGCAAGGTCGAGCTGCATGGCGGCGATGGCGGCGCGGCCGTCGTCGCGCAGGCGCCGCAGGGCGTCCAGCTCCCCGTCATAGCCCTGGGCCACGACGCCGCCATCCTCGATGCGGGCGGGCAGGTTCTCCGCCAGCGCCCGGTCCAGCTCGGCGCGGGGAGAGGCTTCCGGCACCAGGGCGGCGGCGGCCTCCTCCAGCAGCGCCGGCAGGGGGCGGCCGCGCAGGAAGTCCGCCATGGCCTCGGCCCGTGCCAGGCCGTCCCGCAGGGCGGCGAGGTCGCGCGGGGCGAAGCGGTCCAGGGAGAGCCGGGCCAGGGCGCGGGCCATGTCCGGCGCGCCCTTCAGATGGCCGCGCAGCGTGGCGCGGGCGGGGGCATCCGCGAGCAGGCAGGCCACGGCCTCGTGCCGTGCCAGGATCGGCGCCATCTCCGCCAGCGGGCAGGCGAGGCGCGAGGCCAGCTCCCGCGCGCCGGCGCCGGTCAGCGTCCGGTCGACGGCGGAGAGCAGGCAGTTGCGGGTATCGCCGCGCTCGCTGCGCAGGATCTCCAGGCTGCGGCGGGTGGCGGCGTCCATCCGTAGCGTGCCGCCACCGCCCGCGGGCTCGGGCGGGCGCAGGCGCGGCGCGGCCTCGCCCTGGGTGGCGCGGATATAGGCCAGGGCCATGGCGGCGGCGGATAATTCGGGGGGCTGGAAGGCGCCGAAGCCCTCCATGCTGGCGACGCCGTAGAATTCCGCCAGGTCCCGCGCCGGGTCGCGCCCAGGCTCCTGCGCCGCGATGCGGTCGGCCCAGGGGGCCAGGGCGGGGTGGCCCTCCAGCGCCGCCGGGGCCAGCAGCTCGGCAGGTTCCAGCCGGGCCAGCAGGCCAGCAAGCTCGGCCTCCGGCAGCAGCTCGGTGCGGAAGGCGCCGGTGGAGAGGTCGGCCCAGGCCGCGCCCAGTTCTCCGCCATGGGGCGCCCCCTGCCGCGGGCAGAGCGCCAGCAGCCAGGCCGGGCGGGCGCCTTCCAGCAGCGCGTCCTCGGTAATGGTGCCGGGAGTGACGAGGCGCACCACCTCCCGCCGGATGGTCGGGGCCTTGCGGGCCTTGGCCTGCTCCGGCGTCTCCCGCTGGTCGCAGATGGCGACGCGCAGCCCCGCGCGGATCAGCCGCGCCAGATAGCCTTCCAGCGCATGCGCGGGCACGCCGGCCATGGGGATGGGCTGGCCCTGGTGCTCGCCCCGGTGGGAGACGGCCAGGCCCAGCAGCTCGCCGGCCCGGTGGGCATCCTCGAAGAAAAGCTCGAAGAAATCCCCCATGCGGAAGAAGATCAGGGCGCCCGGATGCTGGGCGCGGGCGGCGAACCACTGCGCCATGGCGGGGGTGGCCCCCTCCGCCGTGCGGGCAGGGGCCGCGCGGCCGTCATCGGGCGCGTGGGCGGGCAGCGGAAGGTTGGGGGCGGCACGGTGCATGCCGGTCTCCTAGAACAGATCGGCCCCGCCCGGAATGCCGCGCCGCAGCCCCTTGAGCCGCCTGCCTGCCATGCCGACCTGATACGGCCGACGCCCGGGAATCACCCCGCCGTTGGCGGCTGAGATCCCATGAAGCTTGACGTGGGCGGCCCAGCGTGTCGAATCCGCTTCAGGTTTACATTGTCATGCCCCAGCTCTCCATTCTCACCCCCCTCGGCGCGCTCACCCTCTCGGAAGAGGACGGCGCCATCATCGCGCTGGACTGGGGCCGTGGCCGCGACCAGGAGGAGACGCCCGGCCTGCGCGCCGCGGCCGACCAGCTGCAGGATTATTTCGACGGGCACCGCCTGGTCTTCGACCTGCCGCTCGCGCCCTTCGGCAGCCCCTTCCGCCAGCGGGTCTGGGCGGCGCTGCGCGCCATCCCGCCGGGCGAGACGCGGGGCTATGGCGACCTGGCGCGGCAGCTCGGCACCGCCGCGCGGGCCATCGGCGGCGCCAATGGCGCCAACCCCATTCCCATCATCATCC
This genomic window from Roseomonas marmotae contains:
- a CDS encoding glycosyltransferase family 4 protein, which codes for MKIAEVCNVDFSMRHFVLPLMRGARQRGHEVVGLCADGPLLEVPRGEGFRMIPVPMARSLNPLAQARAFRSLLDVFRAEKFDLVHGHMPISGLLARAAAKAAGVPRIAYTGHGFLFNQPGPLWRKGLSMGLEWLGGRATDVFMTVSQEEAADARRLGIARHAVGIGNGRDPARFRPDPAGRAALRAELGATERDCVIVIVSRIVRHKGHVELLRAMEQLPDATLWVVGNRLDSDHGPDMAEDFARAQQVLGRRLVRLGYREDIPRVLAAADIFCLPSHFEGLPMSVIEAMLTGLPVVATDIRGPREQVQHGVTGLLVPPQTVQPLAGALAALAADPALRARMGEAGRRYALEHFDEAKVIARTLDLLGL
- a CDS encoding heparinase II/III family protein, producing the protein MSDWLRGARKVVAGLKPIKVPEAPARAFRDLWPGDAARGQRLLRGECEVQGTTRALMLTQEGGTGWTAAGGSATWRAAVHGFAWLRDLRALGTDGARLRARDLAADWLAYGGNEAMAAVPEVAGARISAWLGHWDFLAATAEDGFRRAIMVRLAQDARVLVASLPDESGHRGALVALKGALAAAVALAEEAWIARCLRLLPAEIDRQILPDGGHVERSPAQLLQAVQDLIEIRNLVHGAGLEAPPHLALALDRAAPALRLFRHGDGGLALFNGTRNEGAALVDLVLTQGQARGRAPLILGEAGFQRLQAGRTLVIADCGAPPEQGRGPSSGPAGLPRHADRLHHAGTLSFEMSVGRDRVIVNCGAAPAAEAGWRDALRATAAHSTLTLSDTNSSELKEDGLGRRVEVVEAERQEANGAQWLDASHDGYRRGFGVIHRRRLYLSESGDDLRGEDMVEGEEVPAYTIRFHLHPGIVASLQEEENTVLLRLPSGASWRLRASRARAGLEESVFMAGEPRRTSQVVLTAEAGTGSVQWALSRVNLPQSSAEG
- the rpe gene encoding ribulose-phosphate 3-epimerase, with the protein product MTRPLIIAPSLLAADFARLGEEVAAIEAAGADWLHLDIMDGHFVPNISFGPAVVKALRRHSRMAFDVHLMIAPADPYLAAFAEAGADLISLHPEAGPHLHRSLQTIRALGKKAGVVLNPGTPASAVAPVLDLVDLILVMTVNPGFGGQSFLQSQLPKIAELRRMIDATGREIHLQVDGGVTEQTAPLCIQAGADALVAGTAVFGKPDYAAAIAALRGKRA
- the trxA gene encoding thioredoxin TrxA, yielding MSELTKPVSDDSFKADVLEAPGPVLVDFWAEWCGPCRMVAPILDEIAKDYEGQLTIAKVNIDENPVTPNDYAVRGIPTMILFKDGKPVETKVGALPKSQLKDWIAGALAK
- a CDS encoding PQQ-dependent sugar dehydrogenase, yielding MTRGRRPLARLAAAMAAAVMLAGPACAQRVPGTGEVVRGASEPFRVSTFSAGLERPWGAAFLPDGRLLVTERPGRMRIVSPDGTLSPPLGGVPEVLAAGQGGLLDVQPAPDFATTRELYFCQAAMVQGDGGRGAATRLVRARLSADARHLEMTQPILDALPAQSSGRLHYGCRIAFGRDGKLYLSTGDRHAEKMRAQRLDDLAGKVLRLERDGRPAEGNPFLGRPDARPEIFTYGHRNPQGLALNPWTGSLWEAEFGARGGDEVNLLKPGLNYGWPIVTHGVDYDGSRIGEGSSRPDMEEPLRYWVPSVSPSGIGFYDGEAFPGWKGSLFMASLNTPGLLRLSTDGDRITGEERLLWGELRFRQVLQGPDGLIYILTDEGRGRILRLEPVAGRG
- a CDS encoding [protein-PII] uridylyltransferase translates to MISSGDMPDAIASTDRPSGARPLRPLPDLALDLVPRPGAPVPRDVALTLLRRQLGRIQSRVQEAFEAHALSGLAAGRALAELTDGLISAIHAYTLAQVAPEAGERGANPLAAASEPPFALAATGGYGRGVLAPFSDIDLLFLSDAPLGPRGRRAVEFMLYMLWDLGLKVGHATRSIRECLEDARADATIQTALLDSRFLAGESGVFERFDAAFSQARQEWGVGQFLAAKRAERMARHKRYGDSPYLVEPHIKEGRGGLRDIQTMYWLARYAFGVQRMPELVGPESPGGGLLTEREARAFRRAWDFLWTVRFHLHYVTGRAEERLTFDLQPVVGARMGYTRHGKQDGVERFMKHLFLTARDVVRLSHLLEPAIERAALGAPAVQKASDPALAAAGIALADGRLIFAPDKDIAADPAVMLRLVRAARDRGLDLHPLARRALIRNAPRAQALRDDSHAAGIFLDLLEGKDSHRWMRVLNEAGFLSRYIPDWARIVGLMQFDTYHVFTVEEHTIEAIGVLNQLERGDLEEAVPVASELIGQLQSHRALYVATLLHDIAKGRGGDHSELGAGLALEICPRLGLNQEETETVSWLVLNHLLVSQTAFKRDIDDPKTILDIAEVVQSPERLRLLLVLTVADMRAVGPKVWNGWKATLLRELYWRVAEVLAGGLSVPERDVRVSRAKQAAAAMLEDQPKEVVEQFLSLGYPGYWLSFDPETHARHAALIREAEATGAPLTVSSRVLESRAVTEVTVYCTDHPGLFSRIAGALAVAGASIVDARIHTMTNGRALDTFWVQDAQGGAFDAPHRLARLSVLIEQALSGRLNLTQEILKVRREPARLRAVQVPGRVVIDNHASNTHTVIELNGRDRPGLLHDMTAAISEQGLQIASAHITTYGVRAVDVFYVKDVFGLKIENERKLASLRIALLEALGQPGTSEVVPSSA